In the Onychostoma macrolepis isolate SWU-2019 chromosome 08, ASM1243209v1, whole genome shotgun sequence genome, GCACCATTCAGAGAGTGAAGCCAAGGGTTACATGAATGCATGTACAATGCAGAAACACAATGAGTGTCGTTCATGAAATACAGTTTCAACAAACAACTACTAAGACACTGACTCTTCACAAACGTGAGGCGACTTCAGCAGCAATGGTTCTTTTCTCTGTAAGATCAAAGATAAAACCTCAGACTGTCAGGAGAGTTGCTTCATGGTTGAACATCATGTGCAAACGGAATGCATAAAAGATGAAAAGATGATAAAAGGGAATGTCTGTAACCTTATCTGTCCTTGTTAGTTCTCAGGTCTGTGGTAATTGGGTCGTGTTGGATTGTCTGGTGCAGCATGAGGGCCATGAGACCTGCACGATTTGTCATGGCTGTTCTTACATTGCGCTCCTGCTCAAACAATTCATCCAACTTGTACCACTAGGGGAAGAGAAGAGATAATGGGAATGAGTGTATAAATTAAAGATTAACTGTAAGACTGATGAAGGATAATGCAATCTTGTCTTGAAATGGCTTTGAGTTTATTATTACACAACTATATTCTTTgacctaaataaataatttctttccTTCAAATAAATGATTCCTTTGCATATGCACTGACCACTCGGACTCGTTCCAGGTCCACTTCAGCCCTGCGGAGTTTCTCCCAGCAGTAGTGTTTGTTACACTTGCGTTTGGACACCCTGCAGTATTCTCCAGTGGGTTCGAATACATCACGAACCAATGGACACCCACAGACCTCATCCGCAGGGACCTGCATGCATGCATTCACAATTATGAATAATGTCCTTAATATCTATGCAGATTGGGTGTTTATGTATCAAATGAATGTGGTAAAGTACCTTTGGGTCTCTGGAGTGTTCTGGACAGAGAACCTGCAGTCTCTTACAGTAGGTTTTGCTTTGTGGATTGTAAACATCACAGAAAAGCCGTGTAGCACTATATACCATGAGAAAAAGAGCAGAAATAATCTAAGCAGAGACTTTGTGCAAAACATTATCTGCTATTTTCAAAAGGCACTAACGGTGCACGTAATGATTTCCTTCATTTTACATGCAAAGAAATTAACAGGACTCTTGAGAAATAAACAAGTATGCTAACATTAGATGAGAACTCCAGGCATACAGTCAATAAATATTCTGAAAGACTAATTTTACACATCAaattggtcaaaaatgacagtaaaggcatttataatgttacaaaagatttctatttcaaataaatgctgtccttttgaactttctactcaaagaattctgaaaaacaaattTGTATAGTAGTTTTCCACATTTATGATAAAAAGAAATGTCTCAGCAAATCAGCtcattacaatgatttctgaaggatcatgtgacactgaagactggcgtattgatgctgaaaattcagcctaacatcacaggaataaattatgttttaaaatatattacaatagaaaacagctatgttaagttgtaataatatttcacaatattactttttttttttttttttttactgtattttgatcaaataaatgcagccttggtgagtataagagacttctttcaaaaacatggaaaataatttatctaaaaaaatacagttatgaATATAAAACACATATGTTTACTTACCCCTCTATGCGAGTGGGGTACATGGAGCCAAATGATGTCTGACTCTCATACTGGTTAAAAGTAAAAGACGAGACATGAACATCATattatttcaaaaacacaacactAAAACATGTGACCACTGTTTAAAGGTCTATGCATCACAATAAGTAAAAACAGACAACTTAAATACAACACACCTTTGCATAGCACCTTTCCATGTGACGCAGCGCCACCTTGGGGTTAACTGGGTGACTGCAGGACACACAGAAGATTTGCAAATCTGTGTCGTCATCGCCCTCATTGACCTTCGGGGAAAAGAAAAGCAATGGGCACTGTTATGtggtctgaaggatcatgtgacactgaagactggagtaatgatgctgctgaaaatttagctttgcatcacaggaataaattacattttatttcattgcatttgattcatttaaaatataagaataaacAATTCTCTTGTAATGTATTTACAGTGTTTTCAAAGCAACGGAATGCTGACACCAGTGCATTGGACTATGCTTATGAAGGCCCTCACCTCTTCATCGTGATGCACAACCTGCTGTTTGGCTTTAGCAATGATGCCTTCCAGCTCGTGGAACCGTTTCTCCATTTCAGTGAGTCGCATGCGAGCTGACTGTTGCTCACGGCGGATTCGCTCTAGAAGCTTCTTGCCCTGTTCTTCAGCGATGCACGGGCTCTGCTGCCATTGCTGGATACGCTGGGGCAAGATCTCATAGATTCGACTGGCAAGACAAGAAGACAGAAATTTTCAGGGTCTGTCTAATCCCCTACATCCAACTCTCTACAACTGTAAGGCATTTCCAGGTTTACTTGGCAGCGAGCTTCATGCCGCAGTCATCAGAGCAGTATTTGGAGTTGGTGCGTGCAGCTTCGACACATCCGGGTCCGAGACACTGTCTGGCTCCTCCGCTGTCCCGAACCTCTGGCCGCTCGCTGTGTCTCACCCGGTCGCGGTGCTTCTGTTTGGGTTTGTGCTTCCGAGACTTATTCTCCTCTTTCTTATGAATGAAAACAAAGTCCTAATTAATTTCCATTTTAAGCACAACAATTTACTTCAAGTCAAAAAACATGTCTTCTGTGCAAAAGTCCTTCTTCAGGTTaagcattacatttatatagttagCAATATTAAACACTTTCTGCACTGAAGTAACTGATAAAGTGATCatccaaacattttttttttggttgtttgttaAAATGTGAGTATCAAACCATTTGGCTTTTAGGGAAGGTTTATTTGTACATCTCTCAATCGTCAtttgactgcactgtattatgTTTTGCCCCCACGGAGCTTtgataattaaacattaaataaagattttaaatatcatcttaccaAGACATATTTTTGGGGGATACAGCAagacaactgatatttatactATGCTATACTGTAAATGTCTGATTGATTTTCAttataatgtttattgtatACAAGCTTTCACAAATTCTTCTTACTTTTTGGCCATATGAATATCAGCAACTGCACCAAATATTTTTGCTGCATATATTCTGCATGTTTTTACTCGGTTTGGGCCTTTGAATAAAATTGAGCTCTATATATATTCTCGTCTAGCCTACCATACGATCCATAAAACCTGAtgcatcaaatatgatacacatcgaaaaacacaaatacataatgtaaaatgcatattttaacttaaaaaaaaataataataatttgtctacaggttaaataaaagtttaagcATTTTATGCACATATTTTTAAGTCTTTACCTTTTTTTCAGATcgtttttctcttcttttcacGTGCTTAACTTTAACAGCTCTCTTTCTCATAGATGAATCAGCGAATGAACCATCATCATCGTCACTGTTCCAACCctggttaaaaataaaaacaaacaaaaagtttaGGCACAACCATTTCTGCCAAAAGAAGTATTGTTAATCACATCCAACAGACATAATGGAGTAATTTATTTACTGCACATGCATCAgcataaaacattttgcatgATCTAAAGAAGCTACATTTAGAAGTTTTATTGGTGATTTGATATATTTTGCAAACAGTAGATTTTTATTGTTTCCCATTCAAGAACATAGGAGCTGTTCTTGCATTGCTGGAAATATGTCTCCAGAAGTTTAATCAAGATATCCAAGTGGGCTAACTTGGTAAAAAGGTATTTTATGTTGCTCTTAAGTGTACTGTAGCTGGTACCGTGCTGTGTTCTCCATACTTTCCGGCACAGTACTGCTGATACAGCTCCAGCTCATTCTC is a window encoding:
- the cxxc1a gene encoding CXXC-type zinc finger protein 1a, with translation MDSEVSDMEQTPGPEMSLNRSNAPVYCVCRKPDINCFMIGCDNCNEWFHGDCIHISEKTAKTIRVWYCEKCRSKNESLEIKFRPKKSREKESEADGTDNQQDTPDFKSDGRRGSRIKRSARMCGECEPCMRTEDCGLCDFCKDMKKFGGPNKIRQKCRLRQCEVRARKMLRVKDEECSMSKGRDYQDGTLSEDYSENELELYQQYCAGKYGEHSTGWNSDDDDGSFADSSMRKRAVKVKHVKRREKRSEKKKEENKSRKHKPKQKHRDRVRHSERPEVRDSGGARQCLGPGCVEAARTNSKYCSDDCGMKLAANRIYEILPQRIQQWQQSPCIAEEQGKKLLERIRREQQSARMRLTEMEKRFHELEGIIAKAKQQVVHHDEEVNEGDDDTDLQIFCVSCSHPVNPKVALRHMERCYAKYESQTSFGSMYPTRIEGATRLFCDVYNPQSKTYCKRLQVLCPEHSRDPKVPADEVCGCPLVRDVFEPTGEYCRVSKRKCNKHYCWEKLRRAEVDLERVRVWYKLDELFEQERNVRTAMTNRAGLMALMLHQTIQHDPITTDLRTNKDR